A region of Triticum urartu cultivar G1812 unplaced genomic scaffold, Tu2.1 TuUngrouped_contig_6549, whole genome shotgun sequence DNA encodes the following proteins:
- the LOC125530771 gene encoding amino acid transporter AVT1I-like produces the protein MSNRDPKYIPISVSARSDCAVPMSYDVPLLGAQEARRPGKAPHGGGQDDGNASFVRTCLNGTNGLAGVGLLSMPYALAEGGWLSLALLAAVAATCWYTGLLLGRCMAADQAIRTYPDIGERAFGRRGRLVVSAFMYAELYLVAIGFLILDGDNLDKLFPGASVHLGPVSLAGKQLFVVLVALMVAPTTWLRSLGVLAYVSAAGVFASVAIVLSVLWAAAVDGVGFSGRGTTTPLRLTGLPTALGLYTFCYCTHAVFPTLYTSMKQKSQFPKMLAICFVLCTLNYGSMAVLGYLMYGDGVQSQVTLNLPAARLSSKIAIYTTVVMPFSKYALVVTPIAVAIEERFRGVVGDGAAASVAVRTLLVLSTVVVAIALPFFGYLMALVGSLLSVCACMLLPCLCYVRIFGATSLTALETASIVGILVLGLLVAITGTYSSLVQIIHELQVGV, from the exons ATGTCAAATAGAGACCCCAAGTACATACCAATAAGCGTGAGCGCGCGGTCGGATTGCGCCGTGCCAATGAGCTATGACGTGCCGCTTCTCGGGGCGCAAGAGGCCAGGCGGCCGGGGAAGGCGCCGCACGGCGGGGGGCAAGACGACGGCAATGCCAGCTTCGTGCGAACTTGCCTCAACGGCACCAACGGCTTGGCAG GTGTTGGGCTGCTGTCGATGCCGTACGCGCTCGCGGAGGGTGGATGGCTGAGCCTGGCGCTGCTCGCCGCCGTGGCCGCCACCTGCTGGTACACGGGCCTCCTCCTCGGGCGTTGCATGGCCGCTGACCAGGCAATCCGGACGTACCCGGACATCGGCGAGCGCGCCTTCGGCCGCCGGGGACGCCTGGTCGTGTCCGCCTTCATGTACGCCGAGCTCTACCTCGTCGCCATCGGCTTCCTCATCCTCGACGGCGACAACCTCGACAAGCTTTTCCCCGGCGCCAGCGTTCACCTGGGGCCCGTGTCGCTTGCGGGGAAGCAGCTGTTCGTCGTGCTGGTGGCGCTCATGGTCGCGCCCACGACGTGGCTGCGCAGTCTGGGCGTGCTCGCCTACGTCTCCGCTGCAGGCGTGTTCGCGTCGGTCGCCATCGTCCTCAGCGTGCTCTGGGCCGCGGCCGTCGACGGCGTCGGGTTCTCCGGGCGAGGCACTACCACGCCATTGCGGCTCACCGGCCTCCCCACCGCTCTCGGCCTCTACACCTTCTGCTACTGCACCCACGCGGTGTTCCCGACGCTGTACACATCCATGAAGCAAAAATCTCAGTTCCCAAAG ATGCTAGCGATATGCTTCGTGCTGTGCACGCTCAACTACGGCTCAATGGCCGTGCTGGGATACCTCATGTACGGCGACGGCGTGCAGTCCCAGGTGACGCTCAACCTACCGGCGGCGAGGCTCAGCTCCAAGATCGCCATATACACGACGGTGGTCATGCCTTTCTCGAAGTATGCACTGGTGGTCACGCCGATCGCGGTGGCCATCGAGGAGAGGTTTCGTGGCGTGGTAGGCGATGGAGCCGCGGCCTCCGTGGCGGTGAGGACGCTGCTGGTGCTGAGCACGGTGGTCGTCGCGATCGCGCTGCCCTTCTTCGGGTACCTCATGGCGCTGGTGGGTTCCCTGCTCAGCGTGTGCGCGTGCATGCTGCTGCCGTGCCTCTGCTATGTCAGGATCTTCGGAGCTACATCTCTCACGGCTTTGGAGACGGCGTCGATCGTCGGAATACTGGTGTTGGGCTTGCTGGTGGCTATAACAGGGACGTACTCTTCTCTTGTGCAAATTATCCATGAGTTGCAAGTGGGAGTGTAA